The nucleotide window CCATACCTCATCACCTATATATGCGTTAATAGGTGAAAACGTAATTACTGTTTCATAAGTATATACAGAAATAAGTACAATTAAGGACAAATAAAAGAAAAAGTTAATCCACTTTAATTGCATAAACTAAGCCTTTACTTCAAAATTTTTAAAGCTTCTCCAATATCCGCATTCTCGTGAATAACCTTCGATATAGCTTTAGCTAGCTTGTCTGGTTCTTCCGCTTGCCATAAATTCCTGCCTACAGTTACACCCTTAGCTCCAGCTTCTAGAGCATCTCTTAGCATCCTTAAGAATTCCTCAGTTGTATTTGTCTTAGGACCTCCTCTAATTAGGATTGGACTAAATGCCACGTTAATGACTTGTCTAAATGATTCCTTGTTTCCCGTATAATCAACTTTTAGAATATCAGCACCTATTTCTGATGCTAATCTAGTCACATACTTTACCAAATCTACTTCTTTTACTGAATCTGGATTATCTTTTGTAACATATAAAGGTTCTACAATGAACGGTATCCCATAATCATTTGCCTCTTTTCTTAAGGAAGATAAGACACTCAAATTATACCCTTCTACTGTGTCGTTTCCATAGCCGACTACTAGATAAGTAACTACAGCATCTGCTCCAGCACTGATCGCGTCCTTTACTGTATAAATACTCGCATAATAACCCTCATTGTAGACCTTGTATTTTTGCCTCCATACGTTCGCAGTATCCAATCTAGTTATTAACATAGGTGACCCTCTTGAAAAGAAGTTCTCCTTAACAAGTTTTACCATTGAAGGTGTCATTTGTAAGGCATCTGGACCATTTTTAGCAATTTTAGCTACGACTTCTACAGGATTTTCTATTCCCTTCAATGGTCCCATTACCAATCCGTGATCTAAGGCAACAACAAAAGCTCTACCTTTATCAAATAACTTGGCCATTCGAATTTCTGAACCAATCATAGAAGTAGATTAAACTCTTTGCTTAAATTCTCTTATAATCGCTATTACCAACCTTCTACCATAAGGGTTAAAAGCGTAGTTGTATAGAGTAAAGACCAAAATTGCTACGACAGCATATATGCCCATTGCCAAAAAACTTACTGGTCTATAAACAGTTGACAAAGGCAAACTGAGTGCGCTTAAGCCTAATGGTATAAGAAATTCTCGCAATGGAAATCTAAAATTATAAATTCGCTTACATACATTATAGGAGGTAAACAGCATTGAAAATGAATTAGTTATTATCCCAATACTCATAAAGGCTGCTAATAAATAAGGCGAGTAAGAGGAGAAGAAGTAAATCAGTAAAGTTGAAATTCCTAAACCTAGTAATGAAAAAAGTAAATTGGAAGTTGTAAGCTTAAATAGGTAACCCTTAAATTCATCCTTGGATTCTACTGACAGAGTGGGATCGGCCATTGTTATACTTTGATAGAAGATACTATACAAGCCTCTTATGAAATTTGAAAAAGTAAGTATATATAGTGAGAAAATAGCTGCTATATACTCAGGTCTTAGTTTGTATAAAACTCCATATCCGTCTAAGAAAATAAGAATTAAAAATAAGCTACCAACTATTGAGTAAAGTTTGATTGCATCAACGATTATAGATGGATTTTTATCTTCAGCTAACTTAGCCATAAGCCCTGTATATATTGCTTGTGACCAAATTTGAATATTACTAACTATAATTGCTGATTCAAAATATGCTACTACTAGATCTGAATTTACTATACCTAGAGTTATCCATACTATTGATGCTTCTAGAATATATTGAATATAATTCGCTATATATACTACTGCTTTTCTAACAGCCGAAAAAGCTACCTTAAAGTCAATCTTGAGATTAGCTCTTATAAAGAATAAATTGAATAATACTTGAGCAAGATAGCCTATACTGTAAGCTAAGATTACTGCCAGAATAGAAAGATTAAATATAAACATGAATATAATCCCTGAAACTAATCTTAAAACTTGAAAGATTAGTGCAGAAATTCCAACAATCTTGGGTGTTCTTCCTTGAGCTATTGAATTTGTTACAGTCAGTAAATAGGTTAAAATGATTAGCGATATTGCAGAATAGAAATAGATAGGAACATCCAGCTTAGTTAAAGAAATGTAGTATGGAACTAAAAGAGCGAAAACCAAACTTGAACTAATTCCAGCTATCAAGTTAATTATTACTATTCCTCCTACATTCTTCCTTTCTGCAGAATATCTTGACGTTATTAATGAGAATAGATTTGCGGGTATCGTAAAATAACCTATTGTGAAAACGTACAAGGTTTGCCATGTCGCAAAATAAGTAATACCATAAGGAGGATTCGATAAGTACTTTGCAACCATTAACGTGAAGACAAATGAAATAGGAGCACCTAAAGCCCTAGTTAGTAAGTTAATAATACCTATTCTTGTAACTCTCACAGTCTCTTTTTTATCCACATTTTTACGTATCGAAAATAAAGTATTTATAGTCTATCGAATCAAAAAGGTTTGAGATTAATCTAATAATATTATAAAAATCTCTTATCAACAGAGTTGTTAGCCTTCTAAAATATCATCTATTGCCCGTGCAATATCTCTTATAGATATTATTCCCCTTAAGTTTCCATCATAATCAATAACTGGTAAATGTCTAATGTTATATGTTCTCATAAGGCTTAATGCTCCAGTTATTGGTGAATCTTCCTTGATAGTTATAAGGGAAGCAGTCATTATTTCTTCTGCTATGGTATCTAGACTTTTACCTTTTCCAATAGCCCTAACTACATCACGTTCCGTTATTATGCCAATAGGTTTCCCATTATCCACTACAATTACTGAACCTACGTTATTATCTGTCATAATTCTAGTTACTTCTTTAAGCATAGTATTTCTACCTACTGTTATTACACGGGTTTTCATATATTCTTTTACAAATTCTTCTTTCATATTTATCATTGTATAGGAAAAAAGATAATATAAATTTAAGCTATATATGCTCTTACCGATAATATGATAAAGAAAAGACAAGCTTCATCCTTTTAGGTAGTTACAAAATCGTTTTCATAAGATTTCTATAAGAGATCGTAGTGACCAACCTTAATTACATGCATTGTTATTTGTAATTAAAATAATCTTGTATAAACAATTTTGGAAGTATTATTTAGGACAGGAGAGAAGTCGGATGTAATGTGATTAGTCGACTTGTTGAATATTTTTACACTAAACTGCTATTAACTTCCTTTCAATTAATGATAGCGTGTTCAATTTATATTTGTGATGCACCTTAACCCTTTATGCGAATTCAACAAATCCACGAAGCAGATGTGATGAAAAATAATATAAACTCCCTGCACGAGATTAGCATATGAATTGGGAAGTAGTAAAATTAAGATTAAATATGGCGTTAGCAACTCTAGGAATTACCTTACTAGGATTTGCATTGGCGTTAGCAGTTGCGGATTATGCGTTCGGGGCGCAATTTGGAGTAGGATTAATATTATCTATCTTAATATTTATATTCTTCCTTAACATTATTCAATGGTTGTTCGGACCATATATGATAAACTGGGCATATAGGACAGTAGAAGTAACTCCTACTGATCCAGTTTATGGATGGTTATACAGTACTGTAGCCGAAGTTGCAAAATATAATGGATTTAGAGAAGTACCAAAAGTTTACATTGCTGATGTGCCATTCCCTAATGCTTTTGCATATGGAAGTCCGATAGCTGGTAAAAGAATAGCCTTTACATTACCAATATTAAAATTACTAAATAGGGATGAAATAATGGCAGTAGCGGGACATGAGCTAGGACATCTAAAGCATAGAGATGTAGAATTGCTAATGGCTGTAGGTCTGATTCCAGCTTTAATTTATTACTTAGGTTGGTGGTTATTCTGGGGAGGATTGTTTAGTGGAGGAGGAAATGGTAGAGGGAATAATGGAGGATTAGTTTTCCTTTTAGGAATTATAATGATGGCAGTAAGTTTTGTTTTTCAACTACTAGTACTATCCTTAAATAGAATGAGAGAAGCCTACGCAGATGTTAACTCGGCCTTAACAGTACCTGGTGGAAAAGAAAACTTGCAACTAGCCTTAGCTAAATTAACACTATCAATGGATCCAGAAGCATTAGAAAGATTTAAGAAAAAGAGTACTACAAACCAAATGGCAAGTATGTTATTCTTTACCAACGCCATTGAAGAAGTTCCAACATGGAATGCCAAAGAGTTAGTGGAAATTTGGAAAACTACAAAGGTTCCATGGTATGCTGATATATTTATGGATCATCCACATCCTGCCAAAAGGATACAGTTACTAGATAAAGTTTCAAAATATTAATTATTCGAACTCTATAGTTGCAGGTGGTTTAGAAGTAACATCATAAAGTACTTCTTTAACATTAGGTATTTTTTGTAATATTTCAGAACTAATTTTACTTAAAATTTCTTTAGGTATTCTAACATAATCAGCTGTCATGAAATCCTCAGTAGTGACTGCCCTTATTGCGACACTGTATTTTCCGCTATTCCTTTCGTCCAAGGTACATAATACATGAGTAATGTCATATTTAACTAAAGTATCTATAATGTTTTTCACATTATTAATATTACTGCACTCAATCTTTGCTATATTCCCATAAGCCCTAACGTCACCCTTAACTCCAGTAGCCCTAGCTTTGTATAGAAAAGCATCAATACCGTCTAAATTTACAAGATTACCATAGGATTCAAAGGATACTGCAAAATATTGCGAGTAGTTAAAAGGATCTAAATACTTTTCAACTATATCATTAGCTTCTCTCACTACTTCCAACTTTTCCCTAGTCAGTTTCCCCACCGCCCTAACTAGGAGACCAGGGCCAGGAAATGGCTGCCTTTCAGAAATTTCCTTAGGTAGTTTAAGATATCTAGCTAGTTCCCTGACCTCATTCTTATAAAGGTCTGCCAATGGTTCGATTAATGTAAATCCCCATTCTTTCTCAGTGTCTATACCTATTTGAACTAAGACATTATGTTGTGTCTTTATTCCACCTTGAGTCTCTACCCAGTCAGCGGCTATGGTACCTTGCATTAAATATCTTGCGTTGAACTTTTTCATTAATGATGAAATAGTAGAGTAAAAAAGTTCTCTGAATCTCTTCCTTTTCATTTCGGCATCGTCAATTCCCTCAATTTCAGAGATAAATGTCTCCTTCTTGTCTACTATAATAAGGTTAGGTAAAATATTACTTAAATAATCTTTAATTTTCTCAGCTTCGTTTTTCCTTAAAAAGCCGGTATCTACTAAAACGGGAATTACTTTATCGCCTAACAAATTATAAGCGAGAACTGCAGCTGTAGTACTATCAACACCACCACTTACCGCAGCTAAAACTTTCTCATTGCCAAGCTTCTGTCTCAACTGCGGCCCTATTTCCTCGACAAATGAAGCAGGATCAAACATTTAGTTAAGACTAAAAATTCATTGCTTATAAATTTCGACTATTTCGTCAATATGTAAATATTTCCTTAAAAATTGCTCTACACGAATTGCTTGCTGTTTGATTTCTTCTTCCATCGATTGGGAGTGAATATTAATATTGAACTCCTTCAGTAATTTTTTCATTCCATCAGAAAATAAGGTTCCATGTACACTTATACCAATGATATTATCCTTTTTTGCCCCATCCTCAACGCTTACTTTTTCACCATTCCTTAATGTTATCTTAAGCAAAGGCTTTTCACCCATGTATTTTATTACTCCTCTTCTAATTTCATAACCATTCATTTCTCCATATTCAGAAATGCCAGTTGTCATTGAAACAACCTTATCCTTGCTATAATGTACATTAATATCAAATATTCCTAACCCTTCATATTCTGTAGGATATCCCGCCTCAATCCCGTAAGGATCCACAATCTTTTTACCTAAAATTTGGAAACCACCGCAAATACCTAAAATGTTCATAGATCTTTGCCTTAGCTGTTCTACAAATCCGTTTTCCACCAACCACTTCAGCGATTCTAAAGTATTTCTACTACCCGGTAAAATTACAAGATCTGCCTTTGCAGTTTCTTTGGGCTTTCTTACGAAGGATACACGTGCATTAGACTTGACTAAGGCGTAAAACTCATTGAAATTACTCATGTAAGGATAGGCAATTATGGCTACTTCAACATTGCCATCGCCAAAATTGTAAACATTCATAGAATCTTCCGGCATTATGGGAGGCTCACTAAAAAAGGGCAGATAACCTAAATATCTCATTCCAGTTTTCTCTTCAAGCCATTTTATGGCGTCATTCAGAAACTTTTCATCTCCTCTAAATTTATTAATAATGAACCCTTTCAGGTTCTCTCTAACGGATTGAGGAAGCATCATATAAGTACCATAGGCGGATGCAAATGCGCCTCCCCTATCTATATCTAATACTAAAATAGCCGGAATTCTCTTTTCCTTCATTACTTTTATTGCTGTAATATCCTTGTCGATAAAATTCGGTTCTCCTATACCCCCTGCCGCCTCTATCACAACATCGTTTGATAAGAATTGTGAGACCTTTTTCCATAACTTCTCAGTTGCCAAATTGTAATACTCATTGCCACTCATGATACCAAGCGAACTCCCCATAAAGATTACTTCAAGACCCTTTCCCATTATCTTAAGCAAGATTGGGTTCATATACCTCTCTGGTCTTAATCCAGCTCCCCAAGCCTGGTATGCTTGTATAAAAGCTATTTCTCCTCCATCCCAAGTCGAAATACTATTCAAAGACATGTTCTGAATTTTAAGTGGTTTTGCGTTTAGAATCCTCACTAAGCCAGTGGTTATAAATGATTTACCAGAATCGCTCATTGTCGAAGCTACTATTATTGACACTTAATCATATCAACTCGGCTACTAAATAAATTCACATGCACCTAAAAGAGATACTTGCGCAGTTTTCGTTTTTCACAGCAATACCAGTTAAGAGTAGTGCTTCCTTAGAGGAAATTGCGGAATCCTCTTACATATCGCCAATAATTGTGGGTATATCGTTGGGGTTAATTGAGAGTGTTGCGTACTTAATTCTATATAGAATTCTTGGAGAACTTACTGGAATAGTATTGTTAGGTATAATAGAACTGCTTAGGGGATTTAACCATCTAGATGGCTTACTGGACTTGGGGGATGCATTAATGATAAGGGGAAATAGAGAGAAAAAAATAAAAGCGTTGAAGGATGTTGAAGTTGGCTCAGGAGGTATAGGTTTACTTTTAGTTTACTTATCAATACAAATAGTAGCTTTATTAAAATTAGATTTCTCGCTATACACCATATTCTATTTAATCTCATCTAATGTACTTTCCATGTCGTTAAGTCTTTATATACTTTCAACCATAAGTCCAATTCCAGAAAGCAATTTAGGAAGAATCTTTCACGATAAATTGAAAGGAAAATCAACTATATTACTTCTAGAATTAATTCCTTTTATCTCATTATACAATGTGATAGTCTTTATAATATTTTACATGATAATGTATAAAATCTGTGGATCACTTGGAGGCTCCTCAGGTGATATAGCTGGTGCGTCAATAACTCTTTCCTTTCCACTCTTCCTTATCACCGACGAGATAACCAATTTAAATTACTCACTACTATCTATCTTGTGTTATTTATTCTCGCACTTGCACTGATATGGGATTTAACGATTTCAGAACCGCCTATTTACATACACCCTGTAGTTTGGACTGGGAAAATATCGGAAATATTAATTAAACCATATAAGGGCTATTTCTACGGAGTCATCTTATGGATCTTATCGGTCTTACCTCCATTACTTATTTTCGTGTATTTACCAATAGTAGCAGAAATTCCAATTTATCTTAAAATAATAATCTTAACATTTTCCTTGAAAACGACATTTTCAATTAAAATGCTGTATGATATTGTAACAAAAGGATCAAGACTAGATGACCAGGCTAGGTATTATGCACAACAGATTGTCAGAAGAGACTTAAGTAAGAGCGAGAAAGGTCATATAGCTTCCGCCTTAATTGAATCATTATTTGAGAGTACCGTTGATGGAATAACCTCCCCAATCTTCTGGTTTCTTATTTTTGGACTAATTGGAGCAATGCTACAAAGACTTGCAAATACAATGGATAGTATGGTAGGATATAAGACCCCAGAACTTAGAAAAGAGGGTTGGTTCTCAGCTAAAATTGATACTATACTTAATTATATCCCAGCTAGACTAACCGGAATGATAATG belongs to Saccharolobus solfataricus and includes:
- a CDS encoding class I fructose-bisphosphate aldolase yields the protein MIGSEIRMAKLFDKGRAFVVALDHGLVMGPLKGIENPVEVVAKIAKNGPDALQMTPSMVKLVKENFFSRGSPMLITRLDTANVWRQKYKVYNEGYYASIYTVKDAISAGADAVVTYLVVGYGNDTVEGYNLSVLSSLRKEANDYGIPFIVEPLYVTKDNPDSVKEVDLVKYVTRLASEIGADILKVDYTGNKESFRQVINVAFSPILIRGGPKTNTTEEFLRMLRDALEAGAKGVTVGRNLWQAEEPDKLAKAISKVIHENADIGEALKILK
- a CDS encoding CBS domain-containing protein codes for the protein MKEEFVKEYMKTRVITVGRNTMLKEVTRIMTDNNVGSVIVVDNGKPIGIITERDVVRAIGKGKSLDTIAEEIMTASLITIKEDSPITGALSLMRTYNIRHLPVIDYDGNLRGIISIRDIARAIDDILEG
- the htpX gene encoding zinc metalloprotease HtpX, with amino-acid sequence MNWEVVKLRLNMALATLGITLLGFALALAVADYAFGAQFGVGLILSILIFIFFLNIIQWLFGPYMINWAYRTVEVTPTDPVYGWLYSTVAEVAKYNGFREVPKVYIADVPFPNAFAYGSPIAGKRIAFTLPILKLLNRDEIMAVAGHELGHLKHRDVELLMAVGLIPALIYYLGWWLFWGGLFSGGGNGRGNNGGLVFLLGIIMMAVSFVFQLLVLSLNRMREAYADVNSALTVPGGKENLQLALAKLTLSMDPEALERFKKKSTTNQMASMLFFTNAIEEVPTWNAKELVEIWKTTKVPWYADIFMDHPHPAKRIQLLDKVSKY
- a CDS encoding ATP-binding protein; the encoded protein is MFDPASFVEEIGPQLRQKLGNEKVLAAVSGGVDSTTAAVLAYNLLGDKVIPVLVDTGFLRKNEAEKIKDYLSNILPNLIIVDKKETFISEIEGIDDAEMKRKRFRELFYSTISSLMKKFNARYLMQGTIAADWVETQGGIKTQHNVLVQIGIDTEKEWGFTLIEPLADLYKNEVRELARYLKLPKEISERQPFPGPGLLVRAVGKLTREKLEVVREANDIVEKYLDPFNYSQYFAVSFESYGNLVNLDGIDAFLYKARATGVKGDVRAYGNIAKIECSNINNVKNIIDTLVKYDITHVLCTLDERNSGKYSVAIRAVTTEDFMTADYVRIPKEILSKISSEILQKIPNVKEVLYDVTSKPPATIEFE
- a CDS encoding cobyric acid synthase, translated to MSIIVASTMSDSGKSFITTGLVRILNAKPLKIQNMSLNSISTWDGGEIAFIQAYQAWGAGLRPERYMNPILLKIMGKGLEVIFMGSSLGIMSGNEYYNLATEKLWKKVSQFLSNDVVIEAAGGIGEPNFIDKDITAIKVMKEKRIPAILVLDIDRGGAFASAYGTYMMLPQSVRENLKGFIINKFRGDEKFLNDAIKWLEEKTGMRYLGYLPFFSEPPIMPEDSMNVYNFGDGNVEVAIIAYPYMSNFNEFYALVKSNARVSFVRKPKETAKADLVILPGSRNTLESLKWLVENGFVEQLRQRSMNILGICGGFQILGKKIVDPYGIEAGYPTEYEGLGIFDINVHYSKDKVVSMTTGISEYGEMNGYEIRRGVIKYMGEKPLLKITLRNGEKVSVEDGAKKDNIIGISVHGTLFSDGMKKLLKEFNINIHSQSMEEEIKQQAIRVEQFLRKYLHIDEIVEIYKQ
- the cobS gene encoding adenosylcobinamide-GDP ribazoletransferase encodes the protein MHLKEILAQFSFFTAIPVKSSASLEEIAESSYISPIIVGISLGLIESVAYLILYRILGELTGIVLLGIIELLRGFNHLDGLLDLGDALMIRGNREKKIKALKDVEVGSGGIGLLLVYLSIQIVALLKLDFSLYTIFYLISSNVLSMSLSLYILSTISPIPESNLGRIFHDKLKGKSTILLLELIPFISLYNVIVFIIFYMIMYKICGSLGGSSGDIAGASITLSFPLFLITDEITNLNYSLLSILCYLFSHLH
- a CDS encoding cobalamin biosynthesis protein, with the translated sequence MLFILALALIWDLTISEPPIYIHPVVWTGKISEILIKPYKGYFYGVILWILSVLPPLLIFVYLPIVAEIPIYLKIIILTFSLKTTFSIKMLYDIVTKGSRLDDQARYYAQQIVRRDLSKSEKGHIASALIESLFESTVDGITSPIFWFLIFGLIGAMLQRLANTMDSMVGYKTPELRKEGWFSAKIDTILNYIPARLTGMIMLIAGLILGLDVKQGWKALREAKMESVNAKYPIAIAAGLLNVSLEKVGHYKVGFGNLPCEDDIEKALKLFKLSLILYFLVISTIYYYLYGISLLTYPYGLIELI